One genomic segment of Sorex araneus isolate mSorAra2 chromosome X, mSorAra2.pri, whole genome shotgun sequence includes these proteins:
- the FIGN gene encoding fidgetin isoform X2, with amino-acid sequence MQWTPEHAQWPEQHFDITSTTRSPAHKVEAYRGHLQRTYQYAWANDDISALTASNLLKKYAEKYSGILEGPVDRPVLSNYSDAPSGLVNGRKNDSEPWQPSLNSEAVYPMNCVPDVITASKAGVSSALPPADVSASIGSSPGVASNLTEPSYSSSTCGSHSVPSLHAGLPSQEYAPGYNGSYLHSTYSSQPAPALPSPHPSPLHSSGLLQPPPPPPPPPALVPGYNGTSNLSSYSYPSASYPAQTAVGSGYSPGGAPPPPSAYLPSGIPAPTPLPPTTVPGYTYQGHGLTPIAPPALTNSSASSLKRKAFYMAGQGDMDSSYGNYSYGQQRSTQSPMYRMPDNSISNSNRGNGFDRSAETSSLAFKPTKQLMSSEQQRKFSSQSSRALTPPSYSTAKNSLGSRSSESFGKYTSPVMSEHGDEHRQLLSHPMQGPGLRAATSSNHSVDEQLKNTDTHLIDLVTNEIITQGPPVDWNDIAGLDLVKAVIKEEVLWPVLRSDAFSGLTALPRSILLFGPRGTGKTLLGRCIASQLGATFFKIAGSGLVAKWVGEAEKIIHASFLVARCRQPSVIFVSDIDMLLSSQVNEEHSPVSRVRTEFLMQLDTVLTSAEDQIVVICATSKPEEIDESLRRYFMKRLLIPLPDSTARHQIIVQLLSQHNYCLNDKEFALLVQRTEGFSGLDVAHLCQEAAVGPLHTMPATDLSAIMPSQLRPVTYQDFENAFCKIQPSISQKELDMYIEWNKMFGCSQ; translated from the coding sequence ATGCAGTGGACGCCGGAGCATGCCCAGTGGCCAGAACAGCACTTTGACATCACCTCAACAACCCGGTCTCCTGCCCATAAAGTTGAAGCCTACAGAGGTCATTTGCAGCGCACCTATCAGTACGCCTGGGCAAATGATGACATATCTGCTCTGACTGCATCCAACCTCCTAAAAAAATATGCAGAGAAGTATTCTGGCATTCTGGAAGGCCCTGTGGACCGACctgtactcagcaattactcaGATGCACCATCAGGACTTGTAAATGGTCGGAAAAATGACAGCGAACCCTGGCAGCCTTCCTTGAATTCAGAGGCTGTGTATCCCATGAACTGTGTTCCAGATGTTATCACTGCCAGCAAAGCTGGAGTCAGTTCAGCCCTCCCTCCAGCAGATGTCTCTGCTAGTATAGGGAGCTCTCCTGGGGTGGCCAGCAACCTGACAGAACCTAGTTACTCCAGTAGCACCTGTGGAAGCCACTCGGTACCTAGTCTTCATGCAGGACTCCCATCTCAGGAATACGCTCCTGGATACAACGGATCATATTTGCATTCGACCTACAGTAGCCAGCCAGCACCTGCACTTCCTTCACCTCATCCATCACCTTTGCATAGCTCCGGGCTCCTGCAGCCTccgccacctcctcctccaccgccAGCCCTGGTCCCAGGCTACAATGGGACATCTAACCTCTCCAGTTACAGCTATCCCTCTGCGAGCTATCCTGCTCAGACTGCTGTGGGATCCGGGTACAGCCCTGGGGGTGCACCCCCTCCTCCTTCAGCATACCTGCCTTCAGGAATTCCTGCTCCTACGCCCCTACCCCCTACCACTGTCCCTGGATATACCTACCAGGGTCATGGTTTGACACCAATTGCACCCCCAGCTCTGACAAACAGCTCGGCAAGTTCTCTCAAAAGGAAAGCTTTCTACATGGCAGGGCAAGGAGATATGGACTCCAGTTACGGAAATTACAGCTACGGCCAACAGAGATCTACACAGAGTCCTATGTACAGAATGCCCGACAACAGCATTTCAAACTCAAATCGGGGGAATGGCTTTGACAGAAGTGCTGAAACATCATCCTTAGCATTTAAGCCAACGAAGCAGCTAATGTCCTCTGAACAGCAAAGGAAATTCAGCAGCCAGTCTAGTAGGGCTCTGACCCCTCCTTCCTACAGTACTGCTAAAAATTCATTGGGCTCGAGATCCAGTGAATCCTTTGGGAAGTACACATCGCCAGTAATGAGTGAGCATGGGGACGAGCACCGGCAGCTCCTCTCTCACCCAATGCAAGGCCCTGGACTCCGTGCAGCTACCTCATCCAACCACTCTGTGGACGAGCAACTGAAGAATACTGACACACACCTCATTGACCTGGTAACCAATGAGATTATCACCCAAGGACCACCGGTGGACTGGAATGACATTGCTGGCCTTGACCTGGTAAAGGCTGTCATTAAAGAGGAGGTTTTATGGCCAGTGCTGAGGTCAGATGCATTCAGTGGACTGACAGCCTTACCTCGGAGCATCCTTTTATTTGGACCTCGGGGAACAGGCAAAACATTATTGGGCAGATGCATAGCTAGTCAGTTGGGGGCCACCTTTTTCAAAATCGCGGGCTCTGGACTAGTTGCCAAGTGGGTAGGGGAAGCAGAGAAAATCATCCATGCCTCTTTCCTTGTGGCCAGGTGTCGCCAGCCCTCAGTCATTTTTGTCAGTGACATTGACATGCTTCTCTCCTCTCAAGTGAATGAGGAACACAGTCCAGTCAGTCGGGTGAGAACCGAATTTCTGATGCAGCTGGACACTGTACTAACTTCGGCTGAGGACCAAATCGTAGTCATTTGTGCCACCAGTAAACCTGAAGAAATAGATGAATCTCTTCGGAGGTACTTCATGAAACGACTTTTAATCCCACTTCCTGACAGCACAGCGAGGCACCAGATAATAGTACAACTGCTCTCACAGCACAATTACTGTCTCAATGACAAGGAGTTTGCACTGCTCGTCCAGCGCACAGAAGGCTTTTCTGGACTAGACGTGGCTCATTTGTGTCAGGAAGCAGCAGTGGGCCCCCTCCACACCATGCCAGCCACAGACCTTTCAGCCATTATGCCCAGCCAGTTGAGGCCCGTTACGTATCAAGACTTTGAAAATGCTTTCTGCAAGATTCAGCCTAGCATATCTCAAAAAGAGCTTGATATGTATATTGAATGGAACAAAATGTTTGGTTGCAGTCAGTGa
- the FIGN gene encoding fidgetin isoform X1: MISSTSVYGLKMQWTPEHAQWPEQHFDITSTTRSPAHKVEAYRGHLQRTYQYAWANDDISALTASNLLKKYAEKYSGILEGPVDRPVLSNYSDAPSGLVNGRKNDSEPWQPSLNSEAVYPMNCVPDVITASKAGVSSALPPADVSASIGSSPGVASNLTEPSYSSSTCGSHSVPSLHAGLPSQEYAPGYNGSYLHSTYSSQPAPALPSPHPSPLHSSGLLQPPPPPPPPPALVPGYNGTSNLSSYSYPSASYPAQTAVGSGYSPGGAPPPPSAYLPSGIPAPTPLPPTTVPGYTYQGHGLTPIAPPALTNSSASSLKRKAFYMAGQGDMDSSYGNYSYGQQRSTQSPMYRMPDNSISNSNRGNGFDRSAETSSLAFKPTKQLMSSEQQRKFSSQSSRALTPPSYSTAKNSLGSRSSESFGKYTSPVMSEHGDEHRQLLSHPMQGPGLRAATSSNHSVDEQLKNTDTHLIDLVTNEIITQGPPVDWNDIAGLDLVKAVIKEEVLWPVLRSDAFSGLTALPRSILLFGPRGTGKTLLGRCIASQLGATFFKIAGSGLVAKWVGEAEKIIHASFLVARCRQPSVIFVSDIDMLLSSQVNEEHSPVSRVRTEFLMQLDTVLTSAEDQIVVICATSKPEEIDESLRRYFMKRLLIPLPDSTARHQIIVQLLSQHNYCLNDKEFALLVQRTEGFSGLDVAHLCQEAAVGPLHTMPATDLSAIMPSQLRPVTYQDFENAFCKIQPSISQKELDMYIEWNKMFGCSQ, from the coding sequence GCTTGAAGATGCAGTGGACGCCGGAGCATGCCCAGTGGCCAGAACAGCACTTTGACATCACCTCAACAACCCGGTCTCCTGCCCATAAAGTTGAAGCCTACAGAGGTCATTTGCAGCGCACCTATCAGTACGCCTGGGCAAATGATGACATATCTGCTCTGACTGCATCCAACCTCCTAAAAAAATATGCAGAGAAGTATTCTGGCATTCTGGAAGGCCCTGTGGACCGACctgtactcagcaattactcaGATGCACCATCAGGACTTGTAAATGGTCGGAAAAATGACAGCGAACCCTGGCAGCCTTCCTTGAATTCAGAGGCTGTGTATCCCATGAACTGTGTTCCAGATGTTATCACTGCCAGCAAAGCTGGAGTCAGTTCAGCCCTCCCTCCAGCAGATGTCTCTGCTAGTATAGGGAGCTCTCCTGGGGTGGCCAGCAACCTGACAGAACCTAGTTACTCCAGTAGCACCTGTGGAAGCCACTCGGTACCTAGTCTTCATGCAGGACTCCCATCTCAGGAATACGCTCCTGGATACAACGGATCATATTTGCATTCGACCTACAGTAGCCAGCCAGCACCTGCACTTCCTTCACCTCATCCATCACCTTTGCATAGCTCCGGGCTCCTGCAGCCTccgccacctcctcctccaccgccAGCCCTGGTCCCAGGCTACAATGGGACATCTAACCTCTCCAGTTACAGCTATCCCTCTGCGAGCTATCCTGCTCAGACTGCTGTGGGATCCGGGTACAGCCCTGGGGGTGCACCCCCTCCTCCTTCAGCATACCTGCCTTCAGGAATTCCTGCTCCTACGCCCCTACCCCCTACCACTGTCCCTGGATATACCTACCAGGGTCATGGTTTGACACCAATTGCACCCCCAGCTCTGACAAACAGCTCGGCAAGTTCTCTCAAAAGGAAAGCTTTCTACATGGCAGGGCAAGGAGATATGGACTCCAGTTACGGAAATTACAGCTACGGCCAACAGAGATCTACACAGAGTCCTATGTACAGAATGCCCGACAACAGCATTTCAAACTCAAATCGGGGGAATGGCTTTGACAGAAGTGCTGAAACATCATCCTTAGCATTTAAGCCAACGAAGCAGCTAATGTCCTCTGAACAGCAAAGGAAATTCAGCAGCCAGTCTAGTAGGGCTCTGACCCCTCCTTCCTACAGTACTGCTAAAAATTCATTGGGCTCGAGATCCAGTGAATCCTTTGGGAAGTACACATCGCCAGTAATGAGTGAGCATGGGGACGAGCACCGGCAGCTCCTCTCTCACCCAATGCAAGGCCCTGGACTCCGTGCAGCTACCTCATCCAACCACTCTGTGGACGAGCAACTGAAGAATACTGACACACACCTCATTGACCTGGTAACCAATGAGATTATCACCCAAGGACCACCGGTGGACTGGAATGACATTGCTGGCCTTGACCTGGTAAAGGCTGTCATTAAAGAGGAGGTTTTATGGCCAGTGCTGAGGTCAGATGCATTCAGTGGACTGACAGCCTTACCTCGGAGCATCCTTTTATTTGGACCTCGGGGAACAGGCAAAACATTATTGGGCAGATGCATAGCTAGTCAGTTGGGGGCCACCTTTTTCAAAATCGCGGGCTCTGGACTAGTTGCCAAGTGGGTAGGGGAAGCAGAGAAAATCATCCATGCCTCTTTCCTTGTGGCCAGGTGTCGCCAGCCCTCAGTCATTTTTGTCAGTGACATTGACATGCTTCTCTCCTCTCAAGTGAATGAGGAACACAGTCCAGTCAGTCGGGTGAGAACCGAATTTCTGATGCAGCTGGACACTGTACTAACTTCGGCTGAGGACCAAATCGTAGTCATTTGTGCCACCAGTAAACCTGAAGAAATAGATGAATCTCTTCGGAGGTACTTCATGAAACGACTTTTAATCCCACTTCCTGACAGCACAGCGAGGCACCAGATAATAGTACAACTGCTCTCACAGCACAATTACTGTCTCAATGACAAGGAGTTTGCACTGCTCGTCCAGCGCACAGAAGGCTTTTCTGGACTAGACGTGGCTCATTTGTGTCAGGAAGCAGCAGTGGGCCCCCTCCACACCATGCCAGCCACAGACCTTTCAGCCATTATGCCCAGCCAGTTGAGGCCCGTTACGTATCAAGACTTTGAAAATGCTTTCTGCAAGATTCAGCCTAGCATATCTCAAAAAGAGCTTGATATGTATATTGAATGGAACAAAATGTTTGGTTGCAGTCAGTGa